Proteins encoded together in one Calditrichota bacterium window:
- the rpsK gene encoding 30S ribosomal protein S11, with translation MATSKKKGKRKKERVEDTGVVHVKSSFNNTLITITDNYGNTISWASAGKMGLRGSRKNTPFAAQLAADNAAKAAMALGLKKVSIEVRGPGGGRDGAVRAIAASGLSITTIRDVTPLPHNGCRPEKARRV, from the coding sequence TTGGCAACTTCCAAGAAAAAAGGTAAGCGGAAAAAAGAACGGGTGGAAGATACTGGCGTCGTTCACGTCAAGTCTTCCTTCAATAACACGCTGATCACGATTACCGATAACTACGGCAATACCATCTCGTGGGCGTCCGCCGGCAAGATGGGACTCAGAGGCTCGCGTAAGAACACGCCGTTCGCCGCACAGTTGGCCGCCGACAACGCCGCCAAAGCTGCAATGGCTCTCGGACTGAAAAAAGTCTCCATTGAAGTGCGCGGACCGGGCGGTGGACGTGACGGCGCCGTGCGCGCAATCGCCGCGTCCGGTCTCTCGATCACGACCATTCGTGACGTCACTCCCCTGCCGCATAACGGCTGCCGCCCTGAAAAAGCGCGCCGCGTGTAA
- the rpsM gene encoding 30S ribosomal protein S13, with protein sequence MARFAGVDIPRDKRIEVALTYIFGVGRPTAQKILTKCAIDWNKRTHDLNDDELAAIRAIIADMKLEGPLRSEVQLNIKRLMDVGCYRGLRHRKGLPVRGQNTKNNARTRKGRKKNLMVKKKGK encoded by the coding sequence ATGGCTCGTTTTGCCGGCGTAGATATACCGCGCGATAAGCGCATCGAAGTCGCCCTGACCTACATTTTCGGCGTCGGTCGTCCCACTGCTCAGAAAATTCTGACCAAGTGCGCGATCGACTGGAACAAGCGTACACACGACCTGAATGACGACGAACTCGCCGCTATCCGCGCGATCATCGCCGACATGAAGCTCGAAGGTCCGCTGCGTTCCGAAGTTCAATTGAACATCAAGCGTCTTATGGACGTCGGTTGTTATCGTGGTTTGCGCCACCGCAAGGGGTTGCCCGTGCGCGGCCAAAATACGAAGAACAACGCGCGAACGCGTAAAGGCCGCAAGAAAAACTTGATGGTCAAGAAGAAAGGTAAGTAA
- the rpmJ gene encoding 50S ribosomal protein L36, translated as MKVRTSVKKICEHCKIVRRRGRIFVVCSRTKKHKQRQG; from the coding sequence ATGAAAGTCCGTACTTCTGTCAAGAAGATCTGTGAACACTGCAAAATCGTCCGCCGCCGCGGCCGAATCTTTGTAGTTTGTTCCCGAACCAAAAAACACAAGCAGCGTCAGGGCTAA
- the infA gene encoding translation initiation factor IF-1: MSKEQSIKVDGVIEECLPNATFRVVLENGHKVLCHISGKMRMHFIKILPGDKVTVELSPYDLSRGRITYRYK, translated from the coding sequence ATTTCAAAAGAACAGTCCATCAAGGTTGACGGCGTGATCGAGGAGTGCCTGCCCAATGCTACGTTCCGCGTAGTACTTGAGAACGGCCACAAAGTCCTCTGTCACATTTCGGGCAAAATGCGCATGCATTTTATCAAAATCTTGCCCGGCGACAAAGTCACCGTGGAACTGTCCCCGTATGACCTCAGCCGCGGGCGAATTACCTACCGATACAAATAA
- the map gene encoding type I methionyl aminopeptidase: protein MIHIKSDAEIRLMRKAGQILAQAFEAAAPLMVAGTNADDVDKIVEETIRSNNAIPAFKNHPNADGVKFPYSVCFSINEEVVHGMPRGRKIENGQIIGLDLGVIFEGYYADSARTFAIGQISEREAELLRVTRECLDLGIAQARAGARLSNIGHAVQTHAEKHGFSVIRELVGHGIGKSLWEDPQVPNYGLPGKGPLLRKNMVIAIEPMIAMGGPEVDMIGDWDVLTRDRKTAAHFEHTIVITDGDADILTVL, encoded by the coding sequence ATGATTCATATCAAGTCGGACGCGGAGATTCGCCTGATGCGCAAAGCCGGGCAAATTCTCGCGCAAGCGTTTGAAGCCGCCGCGCCGCTGATGGTCGCGGGGACCAATGCCGACGACGTGGACAAGATCGTTGAAGAGACGATTCGATCCAACAACGCGATTCCCGCGTTCAAAAATCATCCGAATGCGGACGGAGTCAAGTTTCCCTATTCAGTTTGTTTTTCGATCAACGAAGAAGTCGTGCACGGCATGCCGCGCGGACGCAAGATCGAGAACGGACAGATTATCGGACTGGATTTGGGTGTGATCTTTGAAGGCTACTATGCCGACAGCGCGCGCACTTTTGCAATCGGGCAAATCAGCGAGCGCGAAGCAGAACTTCTGCGCGTGACGCGCGAATGCCTCGATTTGGGAATTGCTCAGGCGAGAGCCGGCGCGAGACTTTCCAACATCGGACACGCCGTTCAAACCCATGCCGAAAAACACGGTTTCTCCGTGATTCGTGAGTTGGTCGGACACGGTATCGGTAAAAGCCTGTGGGAAGACCCGCAAGTCCCGAACTACGGACTTCCCGGCAAAGGGCCTTTGCTCAGAAAGAACATGGTCATCGCTATCGAGCCGATGATCGCGATGGGCGGACCGGAAGTGGACATGATCGGCGATTGGGACGTCCTGACTCGCGATCGAAAAACCGCCGCGCATTTTGAACACACCATCGTCATAACCGACGGTGATGCGGATATTTTGACCGTTTTGTAA
- a CDS encoding adenylate kinase produces the protein MCSALSIGRYSIILLGAVGVGKGTQAKKLVESLKVPHISTGDILRAEVQAQSELGKQVQEVMGRGELVGDDLLIDLVRSRLSKPDTARGAIFDGFPRTIPQADALENLLSEFDLPTPFVVSIEVPDEEIVERLASRRVCLSCGATFNLNLDQTAISSHKCPDGKTPNVVQREDDKPETVKTRLQVYRDKTAPLLDYYKRKRALKTVSGTGTTNEVFARVLIELDGIGE, from the coding sequence ATGTGCTCTGCGTTGTCGATTGGCCGCTATTCGATTATTTTGCTGGGAGCGGTCGGTGTAGGTAAAGGGACCCAAGCTAAGAAGCTGGTTGAATCACTCAAGGTTCCGCATATTTCAACCGGAGATATTCTCCGCGCGGAAGTGCAAGCGCAGTCTGAGTTGGGAAAGCAAGTTCAGGAAGTCATGGGCCGCGGTGAGCTGGTAGGTGACGACCTTTTGATTGATTTGGTACGCTCCCGCCTTTCCAAGCCGGATACGGCACGCGGTGCGATCTTTGACGGATTCCCCCGCACGATTCCGCAAGCGGACGCGCTGGAAAATCTCCTCTCCGAATTCGACTTGCCGACGCCTTTTGTCGTGTCGATTGAAGTTCCGGACGAAGAGATCGTCGAACGACTTGCCTCGCGCAGGGTTTGCCTGAGTTGCGGTGCGACTTTCAATCTCAATTTGGATCAAACTGCGATCAGTTCGCATAAATGTCCGGATGGGAAAACGCCAAACGTCGTACAGCGCGAAGACGACAAGCCCGAGACTGTGAAAACCCGCCTGCAGGTTTACCGGGATAAAACGGCTCCCCTGTTGGATTATTACAAACGGAAGCGGGCGCTGAAAACGGTGTCGGGTACCGGCACAACGAACGAAGTGTTTGCCCGCGTCCTGATTGAGCTGGACGGCATCGGAGAATGA
- the secY gene encoding preprotein translocase subunit SecY, producing MLDRFSNIFKIPELRDRILFTLLILFVYRIGGHVPLAGINASALGEFMAANRTTLFGLYDMFVGGAFERATVFALGIMPYISASIIFQLMGSVVPYFQKLQKEGEEGRKKITQLTRYGTVILSAMQAGGVSVFLTRLVSPSGVPVVPEAGFGFNMLTMITLAAGTTFIMWLGEQITERGIGNGISLIIMVGIINTLPQAIIEEFQMVATGQRHIVMEAIFLVLLFVITASVVVLTQGVRKIPVQYAKRNVGRKQYGGVSTHIPLRVNSAGVMPIIFAQSIMFVPSSIATFLPEGGFRDYLVEAFGVQSFVYMTMTFLLIVFFTYFYTAIILNPVDLADNMKKNGGFIPGIRPGKQTSDFIDNILSKVTLPGAIFLGIIAMLPTIFIRQFGVSYNVAQFFGGTGLLIIVGVALDTLQQIESHLVMRHYDGIMKSGRIRGRRRM from the coding sequence ATGCTAGACCGTTTCTCGAACATTTTCAAAATTCCTGAGCTGCGTGACCGCATTCTGTTCACGTTGCTGATTTTGTTCGTGTACCGCATCGGCGGTCACGTTCCGCTGGCCGGAATCAACGCCAGCGCCTTGGGCGAGTTCATGGCGGCCAATCGCACCACGCTGTTCGGCCTGTATGACATGTTCGTCGGTGGTGCGTTTGAACGCGCAACCGTTTTCGCCCTCGGTATTATGCCCTACATCTCGGCCTCGATTATCTTCCAGTTGATGGGGTCGGTCGTTCCCTACTTCCAGAAATTGCAAAAGGAAGGGGAAGAGGGCCGCAAGAAAATTACCCAGCTTACCCGTTACGGCACCGTCATCTTGTCCGCGATGCAGGCGGGTGGTGTGTCCGTGTTCTTGACGCGTCTCGTTTCGCCGTCGGGTGTTCCGGTTGTTCCGGAAGCTGGCTTCGGCTTCAACATGTTGACGATGATCACGCTGGCCGCAGGTACCACGTTTATCATGTGGCTCGGCGAGCAGATCACGGAACGCGGTATCGGAAACGGTATTTCGTTGATCATCATGGTGGGTATCATCAATACCCTGCCACAGGCGATCATCGAAGAATTCCAGATGGTGGCCACTGGTCAGCGTCATATCGTGATGGAAGCCATCTTCCTCGTCCTGCTGTTCGTCATCACGGCTTCGGTCGTCGTTTTGACTCAGGGCGTGCGCAAGATTCCGGTGCAGTATGCCAAGCGCAACGTCGGGCGTAAGCAATACGGCGGCGTCTCGACGCACATCCCGCTGCGCGTCAATTCCGCTGGCGTGATGCCGATCATCTTTGCGCAGTCGATCATGTTCGTTCCGTCGTCCATCGCAACTTTCCTTCCCGAAGGCGGCTTCCGTGATTATCTCGTGGAGGCCTTCGGTGTGCAGAGTTTCGTATATATGACGATGACTTTCCTGCTGATCGTCTTCTTCACGTACTTCTACACGGCCATCATTTTGAACCCCGTCGATTTGGCCGACAATATGAAGAAGAACGGCGGGTTTATTCCCGGTATCCGTCCGGGCAAGCAGACTTCAGATTTTATTGACAATATTTTGTCGAAGGTCACGCTTCCGGGCGCGATCTTCTTGGGCATCATCGCCATGTTGCCGACGATCTTTATTCGGCAATTCGGAGTGTCCTACAACGTCGCGCAGTTCTTCGGCGGCACGGGACTTCTGATTATCGTGGGTGTTGCGCTCGATACTCTTCAGCAAATTGAATCTCACTTGGTGATGCGGCACTACGACGGAATTATGAAGTCCGGTCGTATCCGCGGGCGCCGAAGAATGTAA
- the rplO gene encoding 50S ribosomal protein L15 has product MGMDKLTPAKGSTHSKKRLGRGPGSGVGGTSGRGEKGYYSRSGSVLRRGFEGGQMPLYRRLPKRGFTNVWAEFTEVVNLRDLKKLPDTTVTPEALKKAGLIRYADSAVKVLAMGDADRAYQISLCTVSKAAAEKITAAGGSVAA; this is encoded by the coding sequence ATGGGAATGGATAAGCTCACCCCCGCGAAGGGCTCCACGCACTCGAAGAAGCGACTTGGCCGCGGCCCCGGTTCCGGCGTCGGCGGTACCTCCGGTCGTGGTGAAAAAGGATATTACTCCCGCTCGGGTTCCGTGCTGAGGCGCGGTTTTGAAGGCGGTCAGATGCCTTTGTATCGCCGTCTCCCCAAACGCGGCTTTACCAATGTTTGGGCCGAGTTCACGGAAGTGGTCAATCTGCGTGATCTGAAAAAGCTCCCGGATACTACTGTGACTCCCGAAGCCCTCAAAAAAGCCGGTTTGATCCGTTACGCAGACTCTGCCGTGAAAGTTCTCGCGATGGGCGACGCCGATCGCGCGTATCAGATTTCGCTGTGCACCGTCTCTAAGGCAGCCGCAGAAAAAATCACCGCCGCCGGTGGTAGCGTGGCCGCCTAA
- the rpmD gene encoding 50S ribosomal protein L30, whose protein sequence is MAKLEVKLVRSVATRPYFHRKIVTALGFHRLNETRVLPDNEAVRGMIAKIPHMLEWKQVNEGASR, encoded by the coding sequence ATGGCAAAGCTCGAAGTCAAACTTGTCCGCAGCGTCGCTACCCGGCCTTACTTCCACAGGAAGATCGTCACGGCGCTCGGTTTTCACCGCCTGAATGAAACGCGCGTGCTTCCTGACAATGAAGCGGTTCGCGGCATGATTGCCAAGATTCCGCACATGCTTGAATGGAAGCAAGTCAACGAAGGAGCTTCACGCTAA
- the rpsE gene encoding 30S ribosomal protein S5, with protein sequence MNGNNPRRGRDREDRPAEYAGGESLLEKLVAVNRVAKVVKGGRNFSFNAIVIVGDGHGRAGFGLGKANEVADAIRKGTEAAKRSMKRYPLLGQTLPHATHGKFGAGKILLRPASAGTGVIAGGSVRMVMECLGVRDVLTKVMGTNNPHNVVKAVFRALDEMNDARMVASRRGITVKEVFTL encoded by the coding sequence ATGAACGGTAACAATCCTCGCCGCGGACGCGACCGCGAAGACCGACCCGCCGAATATGCCGGCGGCGAATCCCTGCTCGAAAAACTCGTAGCGGTTAACCGTGTCGCCAAAGTCGTTAAGGGCGGTCGAAATTTTTCGTTTAATGCCATCGTCATCGTGGGTGACGGTCATGGCCGTGCCGGTTTCGGACTGGGCAAAGCCAATGAAGTCGCCGATGCAATTCGTAAAGGCACAGAAGCCGCAAAACGCAGCATGAAGCGCTATCCCTTGCTGGGACAGACTCTGCCGCACGCCACCCACGGTAAGTTCGGCGCAGGCAAAATCCTGCTTCGCCCCGCCTCCGCCGGTACCGGCGTGATTGCCGGTGGTTCCGTGCGTATGGTCATGGAGTGCTTGGGTGTTCGTGACGTGTTGACCAAGGTGATGGGAACGAACAATCCTCATAACGTCGTCAAAGCCGTCTTCCGCGCGCTGGACGAAATGAATGACGCGCGTATGGTTGCGTCGCGTCGCGGAATCACCGTAAAAGAAGTATTCACTCTCTAA
- a CDS encoding 50S ribosomal protein L18, translating to MAIRTRARERRKLHIRKVVNGTADRPRMVIYRSVAHMYAQLVDDVSGQTLLGVSSLSPDLKAEVSGKNPTQVAEIVGEMCAKKAREKSIETVVFDRNGFPYHGRVKAVAEGARKGGLKF from the coding sequence ATCGCCATTCGTACGCGCGCCCGCGAGCGCCGCAAACTTCACATTCGTAAGGTCGTCAACGGCACGGCCGACCGTCCGCGCATGGTTATCTATCGCAGTGTCGCGCACATGTACGCGCAGCTCGTCGATGACGTGTCCGGGCAGACGCTGTTGGGTGTTTCGTCGCTTTCGCCTGATTTGAAGGCCGAAGTCAGCGGCAAGAACCCGACTCAAGTCGCCGAGATCGTCGGTGAAATGTGCGCCAAGAAAGCTCGCGAAAAATCCATTGAAACCGTCGTGTTTGACCGCAACGGTTTCCCCTATCATGGCCGCGTCAAAGCAGTGGCCGAAGGCGCGCGCAAGGGCGGCCTGAAATTCTAA
- the rplF gene encoding 50S ribosomal protein L6 — translation MSRVGRAPIKVPKGVEIKLNGSEVSIKGPKGQLSRTFHRDIAIKLDEGVLTCHRPTDGKEHRQLHGLTRALLNNMVVGVTDGFKKELQIVGVGFKVEAKKRGILLNVGYSHPVFVVIPPEVKADVTGPTTIAVSGADREMVGQVAATIRSVRKPEPYKGKGIMYTGERIHRKAGKTGK, via the coding sequence GTGTCACGCGTCGGTCGCGCTCCCATAAAAGTCCCCAAAGGGGTTGAAATCAAGCTAAACGGCTCAGAAGTCTCGATCAAGGGACCCAAGGGCCAGCTTTCGCGCACGTTCCATCGCGATATCGCCATCAAGCTCGATGAAGGTGTCCTCACCTGTCATCGTCCCACTGATGGTAAGGAACATCGTCAGCTTCACGGATTGACGCGCGCCTTGTTGAATAACATGGTCGTCGGCGTCACCGATGGCTTCAAAAAGGAACTGCAAATCGTCGGCGTCGGCTTCAAGGTTGAAGCCAAAAAGCGCGGCATTCTTCTGAACGTCGGCTACAGCCACCCGGTTTTTGTGGTGATTCCACCTGAAGTCAAGGCGGACGTGACTGGCCCGACGACGATCGCCGTCAGCGGCGCCGACCGTGAAATGGTCGGACAAGTCGCCGCCACGATTCGTTCGGTCCGCAAGCCGGAGCCTTACAAAGGCAAGGGCATTATGTACACCGGCGAGCGGATTCACCGCAAGGCCGGCAAGACAGGCAAGTAA
- the rpsH gene encoding 30S ribosomal protein S8: protein MPTTDPIADFLTRVRNAINARKTHVDIPYSKMKHSLARVLLEAYYIRDYVHVDEGPQGFIRVYLKYTNGESAIRGLRRVSTPGLRRYVNHTEIPRVLNGLGTAILTTPQGLLTGNQARRAGIGGEVLAEVW, encoded by the coding sequence ATGCCGACAACAGATCCGATTGCTGATTTCCTGACTCGCGTACGAAACGCGATCAACGCGCGTAAGACCCACGTGGATATTCCTTACTCGAAAATGAAGCACAGTCTCGCACGTGTGCTGCTTGAGGCCTATTACATCCGTGACTACGTGCACGTCGATGAAGGCCCGCAGGGTTTTATTCGTGTCTATCTAAAATATACGAACGGTGAGTCCGCCATTCGCGGACTGCGCCGTGTTTCCACACCCGGCCTTCGCCGTTACGTTAACCACACCGAAATTCCGCGTGTGCTGAACGGTTTGGGTACCGCTATTTTGACGACGCCGCAAGGTTTGCTCACGGGCAATCAAGCGCGTCGCGCGGGCATCGGCGGCGAAGTTCTGGCTGAAGTCTGGTAA
- a CDS encoding type Z 30S ribosomal protein S14, with translation MAKACMIAKAKKTPKFKVRAYTRCRKCGRPRAVYRKFGLCRLCFRDLAHAGDIPGVVKSSW, from the coding sequence ATGGCTAAAGCCTGCATGATCGCGAAAGCGAAGAAAACCCCGAAATTCAAAGTGCGTGCCTACACGCGCTGCCGTAAGTGCGGCCGTCCCCGTGCCGTGTATCGCAAGTTCGGCCTGTGCCGTCTCTGTTTCCGCGATCTCGCCCACGCCGGTGATATTCCGGGTGTCGTAAAGTCAAGTTGGTAA
- the rplE gene encoding 50S ribosomal protein L5, giving the protein MSADKAKAKPAKGGGAPQGKPAKGGSKGGGLNVAGERPALPKGYVPRVLAHYNDNVIPGLKKTFGYSNPMELPRLLKITINVGCGDATQNPRVVESIVKEVASITGQKPAVAKARKSVSNFKLREGMPVGVFVTLRRTQMWEFLDRFISMATPRIRDFRGLPDRGFDGRGNFSLGLREQIIFPEIDLDKIEKIRGMDVTFVTSAKSDKEAYELLKQLGLPFRKREEKKVAAAA; this is encoded by the coding sequence ATGAGCGCAGATAAGGCAAAGGCCAAACCAGCAAAGGGCGGCGGAGCGCCGCAAGGCAAGCCCGCGAAGGGTGGAAGCAAGGGCGGCGGACTGAATGTCGCCGGTGAGCGTCCGGCTCTTCCGAAAGGCTACGTTCCCCGCGTGCTCGCGCACTACAACGACAACGTGATTCCCGGCTTAAAGAAGACCTTCGGATACTCCAATCCGATGGAGCTTCCGCGCCTCTTGAAAATTACGATTAACGTCGGCTGCGGTGATGCGACGCAAAACCCGCGCGTAGTCGAGAGTATCGTCAAAGAAGTCGCTTCGATCACCGGACAAAAACCCGCCGTCGCCAAGGCGCGCAAGTCGGTCTCGAACTTCAAGCTGCGCGAAGGCATGCCCGTGGGCGTGTTCGTCACGCTGCGCCGCACGCAGATGTGGGAGTTCCTTGACCGCTTCATCTCGATGGCTACGCCGCGTATCCGCGACTTCCGCGGTTTGCCCGATCGTGGTTTCGACGGACGCGGCAACTTCTCGTTGGGATTGCGCGAACAAATTATCTTCCCCGAAATCGACCTCGACAAGATCGAGAAGATTCGCGGAATGGATGTTACGTTTGTCACCTCTGCCAAGTCGGACAAGGAAGCCTACGAGCTGCTCAAACAACTCGGCCTTCCGTTCCGCAAGCGTGAAGAAAAGAAAGTCGCTGCCGCGGCATAA